One Mycolicibacterium goodii genomic region harbors:
- a CDS encoding MFS transporter, with protein MNETVGGLSARRKAIILVSCCLSLLIVSMDATIVNVAIPSIRSDLGASPSQLQWVIDVYTLVLASLLLLAGATADRFGRRRTFHLGLTVFAIASLLCSLAPNIETLIAARLLQAIGGSMLNPVAMSIITQVFTGRVERARAIGVWGGVVGISMALGPLVGGALIEYVDWRAVFWINLPICALAILLTAIFVPESKSSTMRDIDPVGQGLGVTFLFGVVFVLIEGPGMGWTDPRTLAVAAIALVAFLAFLRYESRRHDPFIDLRFFRSVPFTSATLVAVCAFAAYGAFLFMMSLYLQAERGYSAMHTGLIYLPIAIGALIFSPLSGRLVGRFGSRPSLLVAGVMITAATLLLTRLSVTTPVWLVLVIFAVFGIGFAMVNAPITTTAVSGMPIDRAGAASAVASTSRQVGVSIGVALCGSVAGSALAGSGVDFAVAARPLWFICAALGAVIFAIGLVSTSPWALRSAERLAPLIGQHHRPSEVAHVR; from the coding sequence ATGAATGAAACCGTCGGCGGGCTCAGCGCGCGGCGCAAGGCGATCATCCTCGTCTCGTGCTGTCTGAGCCTGCTGATCGTGTCGATGGACGCGACCATCGTCAACGTCGCGATCCCCAGCATCCGCAGCGATCTCGGGGCCTCGCCGTCGCAGCTGCAGTGGGTGATCGACGTCTACACGCTCGTGCTCGCATCGCTGCTGCTGCTCGCCGGCGCCACCGCCGACCGGTTCGGCCGCAGGCGCACGTTCCACCTCGGGCTGACGGTGTTCGCGATCGCGTCGCTGCTGTGCAGCCTGGCCCCCAACATCGAGACGCTCATCGCAGCCCGGCTGTTGCAGGCCATCGGCGGATCGATGCTCAACCCGGTGGCGATGTCGATCATCACGCAGGTGTTCACCGGCCGCGTCGAACGCGCCCGCGCGATCGGCGTGTGGGGCGGCGTGGTCGGGATCTCGATGGCGCTGGGCCCGTTGGTCGGTGGTGCACTGATCGAGTACGTCGACTGGCGTGCGGTGTTCTGGATCAACCTGCCCATCTGCGCGCTCGCGATCCTGCTGACCGCGATCTTCGTGCCCGAGTCGAAGTCGTCGACGATGCGCGACATCGACCCGGTCGGCCAGGGTCTCGGCGTCACGTTCCTGTTCGGCGTGGTGTTCGTCCTCATCGAGGGCCCCGGCATGGGCTGGACCGATCCGCGCACCCTCGCGGTGGCCGCGATCGCGCTGGTCGCGTTCCTGGCGTTCCTGCGCTACGAGTCCCGCCGCCACGATCCTTTCATCGATCTGCGGTTCTTCCGCAGCGTGCCGTTCACGTCGGCCACGCTGGTCGCGGTCTGCGCGTTCGCGGCGTACGGCGCGTTCTTGTTCATGATGTCGCTGTACCTGCAGGCCGAGCGTGGATACTCCGCGATGCACACCGGGCTCATCTACCTGCCGATCGCGATCGGCGCGCTGATCTTCTCGCCGTTGTCCGGGAGGTTGGTGGGGCGCTTCGGCAGCCGCCCGTCCCTGTTGGTCGCGGGCGTCATGATCACCGCCGCGACGCTGTTGCTGACCCGGCTGTCGGTGACCACGCCGGTGTGGCTGGTGCTGGTGATCTTCGCGGTGTTCGGCATCGGGTTCGCGATGGTCAACGCACCCATCACCACCACCGCGGTCAGCGGTATGCCGATCGACCGCGCGGGCGCGGCGTCGGCGGTCGCCTCGACCAGCAGGCAGGTCGGCGTCAGCATCGGTGTGGCGCTGTGCGGTTCGGTGGCCGGGTCCGCGCTGGCCGGCTCCGGGGTCGACTTCGCCGTCGCGGCCAGGCCGCTGTGGTTCATCTGCGCGGCGTTGGGCGCGGTGATCTTTGCGATCGGCCTGGTGTCGACGTCGCCGTGGGCACTGCGCTCGGCAGAACGGCTCGCGCCGTTGATCGGTCAGCACCATCGCCCGTCGGAGGTGGCCCATGTCCGCTGA
- a CDS encoding Glu/Leu/Phe/Val family dehydrogenase, with protein MNASTRVFDRPDFADDTSHEQVVFCCDERSGLKAIIAIHSTALGPSLGGTRFYPYPDEPSALTDVLRLSRGMTYKAAIAGLRLGGGKSVIIGDPSRIKTSELLEAHGRFVDSLGGRYITAGDVGTTSEDMDVIGRSTAHVTAKTPAHGGSGDTAPLTALGVFHSILAAAESVWGTADLSGRRVGVEGTGKVGYHLVRLLVGAGSEVSVCDVDTAALDRIRDEFGGVTVLDRVIDAPVDVYAPCALGATLNEASVPALSARVVCGAANNQLAHDGVEQLLHDRGITWVPDYVANGGGLIQIAGEIEQATAEQSTARVVAIGDTVREILDRHRRLDVLAGQAARDIVRERIPAAGR; from the coding sequence ATGAACGCGAGCACCCGCGTGTTCGACCGGCCGGACTTCGCCGACGACACGTCACACGAGCAGGTGGTCTTCTGCTGTGACGAGCGCAGCGGTCTGAAGGCGATCATCGCCATCCACTCGACCGCGCTCGGACCGTCACTCGGCGGAACCAGGTTCTACCCCTACCCCGACGAACCCTCCGCGCTGACCGACGTGCTGCGGTTGTCGAGGGGAATGACGTACAAGGCTGCGATCGCCGGGCTGCGCCTCGGCGGCGGAAAATCCGTCATCATCGGCGATCCCAGCCGGATCAAGACCTCCGAACTGCTTGAGGCACACGGCCGTTTCGTCGACAGCCTCGGTGGGCGGTACATCACCGCGGGTGATGTCGGGACCACGTCGGAAGACATGGACGTCATCGGCCGCAGCACAGCGCACGTCACCGCGAAGACCCCGGCACACGGCGGATCCGGCGACACCGCGCCGCTGACCGCTCTCGGAGTGTTCCACTCGATCCTCGCCGCTGCCGAATCGGTCTGGGGCACAGCTGATCTCAGCGGACGCCGGGTGGGCGTCGAAGGAACCGGCAAGGTCGGTTACCACCTGGTGCGGCTGCTCGTCGGTGCGGGCAGCGAGGTGTCGGTCTGCGATGTGGACACCGCGGCGCTCGACCGGATCCGCGACGAGTTCGGTGGCGTCACCGTGCTGGACCGCGTGATCGACGCGCCCGTCGACGTCTACGCACCGTGCGCTCTGGGCGCGACGCTGAACGAGGCGAGTGTGCCCGCGCTGTCGGCACGCGTCGTCTGCGGCGCGGCCAACAATCAGCTCGCCCATGACGGCGTCGAACAACTGTTGCACGACCGCGGAATCACCTGGGTTCCCGACTATGTCGCCAACGGCGGCGGGCTGATCCAGATCGCCGGTGAGATCGAGCAGGCCACCGCCGAGCAGTCGACCGCCCGGGTCGTGGCCATCGGCGACACCGTGCGCGAGATCCTCGACCGGCACCGCCGCCTCGATGTCCTGGCCGGGCAAGCCGCCCGCGACATCGTCCGCGAACGGATACCCGCGGCAGGCAGGTGA
- a CDS encoding MarR family winged helix-turn-helix transcriptional regulator codes for MSAEVMPALASRNVHADEVWRALTALVYDNRDSWKRAVIERSGLPFSRIRVLRRLARQPMTVKELAHAATMDAPAATVAVNDLEERGLVVRTIDPGNRRRKTVSITDAGRALWEIIEAVEDPAPESLAALDTADLEALRAILAKLG; via the coding sequence ATGTCCGCTGAGGTCATGCCTGCACTCGCGTCACGAAACGTCCACGCCGACGAGGTCTGGCGCGCCCTCACCGCGCTGGTCTACGACAACCGGGACAGCTGGAAACGCGCCGTGATCGAGCGAAGCGGCCTGCCGTTCAGCCGGATCCGCGTGCTGCGCCGACTGGCGCGCCAACCGATGACGGTCAAGGAGCTCGCGCACGCGGCGACCATGGACGCACCGGCCGCCACGGTCGCCGTCAACGATCTGGAAGAGCGCGGGCTGGTGGTCCGCACGATCGACCCCGGTAACCGGCGGCGCAAGACCGTGTCGATCACCGATGCGGGCCGGGCGCTGTGGGAGATCATCGAAGCCGTCGAGGATCCCGCTCCGGAATCCCTCGCCGCGCTCGACACCGCCGATCTCGAGGCGCTGCGGGCGATCTTGGCCAAGCTCGGCTGA